The DNA region aaacatactttgaatgtgttggtaaatttttgaaaaatggtttctttggccATAataaagattacaaaaaaaatgtcaaataaaaaaacacaaatgaaaTCTATTGCCAGTtgtgtagagagttgctcagtatAAAAGATGagttaaaatattgatttaataaatatatatttataacTTTGTGTATGGTTCACCAACAAAATattaagtttgactattttgtcCCAGCCTCATTTCGTCGctctcgtgctaacttgtcgcacgtgcatttcgggccaaatttagttaaaaaaaaccattttgttcagctcacaatgcctcaccttttgaccttcacagattcccaaaattcgatttcaatcctgagatattcaataaaatccttaaaaacttcgtgcattgttgtcgcttttcatatctagagtttttttttattaggacatataaacatatgaaagacaataatagtttattggtatttatcaaaaaaaaaaaaaaaaaaaaaaaaaaaaaactggatatgaaagaagtttcaattttgtcgtGCTAACtggacacaccctgaaaattgatgtaagtgctaCAAagggccaaagggatttcaggtcaaccaaacaaaacgtgtttgttattgtttacattgcctgctcttgtttttgtttattcgaggttaaacattaaaacgcgtttttcttggaacgtcaaattcaatttcaattcgggtttatttgtgaataatcaagttacaatgagttcatttaggcacagagaacagatgtacatcttggttctaacttgtgtgtaaaccgtgtaaactaaaaaaatgcgttgcatacaatcttgcatcaaagaaattagagtgtgcaggatacgcttggcggcgccaccgtcgcGGCTGAGAATACTTGACCTAACAATGAAAAAGGATCAATAATTTCGAAAGAAAGTGAATGTTAACcttgtttaaatataaaattcacttctgtataattccagttgactaaaataatgcaaaaatgcaataacattaacaaaaacataacaaaaaaatcattcaaaaatgatttttcaagcgacaacttaaaatagtccctttacacatgttatgtccgatttcgttttgtttaccttctttggcgcataaaattgcaaccctctgatgaagggcagtcagacattggtctgatgtcgttcgtacggaatgttttatgcagtgattagatggtccaacgttctgctactgtaggccatcatgattttggaagtggcgctatctagtcggatggtgcacaccctagctcttttcaacgtattttggtttgaatttttacacacgtttttcaatgctgtttgttcaatgatatacatctgttctctgtgattTAGGTataaacagagttttggagttccttacagctgtgtgtaacactagggtgtaatatggttgtatggaaaaaaataaagatgtccaagcacagcaatttttcagttccttttggggtcctaaacaactccccaaagtttgggaacgattggtttagtcctcactttgcgcaaagcgattcaattttccatataaatttgtatgggaaaaaccatttttttggattttgatatttataaaatccacgtttcacgctgtactaaaatcggattcatattcggatgctctggaatgtgctctacaactttcccgaagagagtatggtggtaacttgctcctataaacaGATACAGCgttttcaaaactcgtctaaaacgtgttttttgatcgaaaatcacgttttagacgagttttgaggacgctgtatcttctttcagcgacaagctagcaccatactctcttcgggaaagttgtagagcacattccagagcatccgaatatgaatccgattttagtacagcgtgaaacgtggattttataaatatcaaaatccaaaaaaatggtttttcccatacaaatttatatggaaaattgaatcgctttgcgcaatgtgaggactaaaccaatcgttctcaaactttggggagtggtttaggaccccaaaaggaactgaaaaattgctgtgctggaaaatcgattttcatattacaccctagtgtaacacatcgtaattcaatcgaaggcattattacttataactattgagtagacaagagtaagaaaattcttggaacgtcaaaaagcgacaaacgacaagatagcacggcaGCGTCGATTTGCCCTTGTAACCATCCCCCAGGAACAGGTGTGTTGAAAACCGGCGCGTGATTTTCCGCCTGTTGGCTTCGCGACGCTTGATGTCGCCTTCGGGAAAATAAGCAGACGTCGTCCGTGCCAAAACGGCGCATCTATAACTTACTCGCAGGACAGGACGTCACCCtccatttctcaaaaaaaaaagtaaaaagagaAAACTTCCACTGACCAGAACAAGAAAACGGCGAAAAAACTAAATCCCATAATTAATCTAAATATAGCCAAATATGACCGACAGCGGAACATGCGAAATggcaaaataaatatataaaataaaaacgcCCCTccaataaaaattgtaaaaaaaactgcatgtaaacaaaaatctcgcGCGActagtttataaaaataaacaaacgccGGTCTGTCTCCTGGCTCACATGGTCGGGCGGTCGGGGCCGTTGTAAATCCGCCCAAGTGACCGCCAACGCCAGCACAAACCGACGCAGAAGTTCCGTTCTATATGGCAATTTGTCTCAAAGCGATTTCCATGGCTAACAACGATTGTAGttgataaaatgaaaaaagttgtatacgcaattttttttaaataattgaatgaaatttatcgtgattaattttaaattatatcaaataattattttaaaaaatccacaaaataaaaacaggtTCAATGCCAAAGGCATTATGAATGGCTGTTACATTATAGCTTTATATACCTTTTATCTTCCCAAATACCGTCCAACTCTCGGCGAAACTTAATTGAGGATctcgtggagattttcccttatcccctaaACATGGAGCATAGActcttcccgtcttccaaatttCGGCGATGGGTGGATGATGATGTTGGAATCAGttcagatgtttttttttatacattcctAGGCAATCTACTAAAATCACCTTCTCTTATCGAAGCAAAGTTCAATCAAACAGCTGCTGGCAAATTCCCGAACCAATATCCGCAAATTGCCATGGATCCCGTTTTGTATACCGAAATTTGCTGCGTCGCGTTCCTTAAAACAAACCATTCCCACAGTGCCTCCGTCCTCACCATGAGGAGACGCCAAAATCGCATCACACTCGCTCGTGGCGGACTTTTCGTTAGTTGGCACCCGACGACGGTATCGATCAAACGTGCCCGGCGTTCCGGCTCATATTTCAAGTGCAAATTTTGCAGGCCACAGGCCAAGTCGCGAAGCGCAGTGATGAAGTATCCTAATACGTTGGACATTAACACGCACCGGGCGTACTTTTGCGAGCACCAGCTGTCCAGCGATGCGAATCGCCACGTGGACGGAATCAACCTGGACTGGGACACGTGCAATCCGCAACCGTTGAAGATACTGTGCCTAAACACGATCGCCAACAACTGGCTAACGATTCCGTTCTTCCGTGAGATTCCACTGGGCGAGGATAGACACTTCCTGTTGGACTTGCTGGATTTGAGCTTTCCGTTGGAGAATCTGTGTGCGAGGATTCGCAGTGATGCCTTCTGGAGGCGTGCCTTCGTCAACAGGTGGAAAACGTACTACCCGATCGACGTGGACGAAAAACCGTGGATTCGAGTGTACCTGGAGAAGCACATCTCGGAAATGTTGGAAAACTTGAAGCCAGCCGATTACGAGCAGGAAATCGTTCAAAAGCTGGTCGACCTGTGCTCGCTGCACGTGCGTGAACTCCGAATTGACCACTTGGAGCCACCAACGAACGAGAACGGGGACCACATTCCGTTCGATTTGATTCTTTCGAATCTCCGTGAACTGCGCAAGGTCAACATCACGTACGATGTGAAAAATGCCGGCAACAATTTCTACCTCGGGTGTGCCACCATCACGGACAAGGACATCAAGCTGATGACCCAGGGCCTGGAACGGTGTTACGAACTAACGGAGTTTCGGCTGCACAGTACAAAGCTGGAACCGGCGATGATGAAACGGTTGGCCACGGCCATGGACAAGGGTTGTCCGAACTTGGCGTCGGTTGGCTTTCCGCACTGTCGCTGCGGAGACGTCGGGGTGCGGGCCTTTTTCGACGCACTGTCGCCGGAATCGTTGCCGAACGTGAAGGAAGTGGTGCTGACGAATAACTTTCTTTGTAAGTTAAACCTGTTTTCAgacttgaaatattcaaaacaaaacacaatCTATGTTTTGGAAGAAATCTgtcaaatcgtcgccatcgtgctaacttgtcgtacgtgcatttttggccaaattgtgttaagaacgccattttgtgcagctcacaatgcctcaccttttgaccgtcacagatccccaaaattcgatttcaatcctgagatattcaacaaaaaccgaaaaaactccgtgcatttttgtcactttaccagtgctgttaaacgtttaaattaacgacgtttaacttaacggaatcgttaaaagttaacctaaacgtgaacgcgaacggagcctacgttgatcttaacgagaacgtgaacggagcacgttaattaacgtcgttaattaacgccgttaattaacgcgttaatccttctgaggccccgactttgagggcCTGTATATCCCAAATGACAACATTTAGCGGGTTACTTCCAATTGGACTTGACTCTATAAGCTTCCGGAAGAGGTATTTGGCCATcgtggccaccggttccggcaacccggaacttccggaaaacatattttttactgGTTTTATCAAGAAACAAgtatttgagtaaatttttcaaacggatgttttttttttgttaatcttAACATTGCCTGTTTTGGGTCGATTCAGgccagtcttcggcaaagttgtaggtatggataaggactacactgataaaaaaatgattcacttaatttttcgatgtaaaatcaaatttgcaatcaaaaaatacttatgtgaaattttgataaagtgcaccgttttcaagttatagccatttttaggtaacttttttgaaaaaagtcgcagttattgatttttttaaatcagtgcccacgtttgcccacttttgaaaaaaaaaatttgaaaggctgataaaattttaaactttgttgatacgacccatatttgcccacttttttttttttttgttctttattatagagtttttcagccggaggctggttcGACTTATTTGCCcacttcatatttttttcatatcgatgtacggatttttttttaaatcgagactaacatttcaaaagggcgtaatattgaatgtttggcccttttgaaatgttagtcttgattaaaaaaaataaaatattgttttcgaaaagatcggaaaattttacgaatgtttcatattttaacattgaaaatcggaccattagttgctgaaatatcgacattagaaaattgtgggttgtttgggtgagacatagaaaacatcaattttccattCCCTTGTGGaacaccaatcagtgaggtactcctggatattagctcctgaaaagtgcttaaaaagtgcaaaaatgcctcacggcaagaaaaagaggcggtcctcaccagcaggatcggcagatttgaagaagctaaagaatgccgaagcgctacctgcaaagccaggcagtttgagcaaggacgctcaaaaattgtctggaaaccagttcgctacccttcctgtggacgtgagcgagaaggaagaatttgaacgacgggaaaagttgccacccatttttgtgaaaacatcgtcatcggattcggtgcttaagtggctgaccgggtttatcaaatctggtgctttacgagcttccattcgcttgtgtgctgatggactcaaaattctgctacctaccagaaaggattacaactacgttcgggatttcctgaacaacaccaagattgaatactacagccatgacgatccaggtaaacgccccatgaaacaggtcctccgagccctgtacgacatggatgtgagtgtgctgaaagaagagctcaaaactctgaagttgaacgtgatcgaagtcttcaagatgacgagacacaacaaggacatcaagtatcgtgatcaactgtacctggttcatttcgagaaaggatcaacaacgccgtctgagctgaaagcagttcgggcaattttcaacatcatcgtgtcttgggaacgttatcgtccagtgcaccgtgacgtgacgcaatgttcgaactgcttgcagtttggacatggtggaaggaactgattcatcaagagtcgttgtgcaacctgcggaggtgagcacaaaactcaagcttgcgaaacaatcaacgagaacatcgaagcgaaatgcttcaattgcggcggcgaccattcgaccaagaatcgaagctgcccaaaacgtgctgagtttgtaaaaattcggcagcaagcgacgacgaggcaccaaccaaatcgtcgcagaacaccaccaactttcacggacgtggattttcctgctttggcgtcgccaggagcgggatctgttcgagtggttccaaatctgcagccattgccgttgaatcagcggcaaaaagttgcagagaatacaacacctccaggcttcagtcagcaaccgagggaaaaccaaccaacatcaacgggtgaaggcagcagtgacctgttttcaccacaggaacttttgaacattttcatcgagatgacaacaacactgcgtggttgcaaaactcgtgcggaacaagtaagaacgcttggaggatttatcttaaaatacagttcgtagtttactcgttctaatgattttgaatatttcaatgaattttcttttttagttttaagttaggatttgttgttaaagtgatttttttttcttttttacccaaatgtattcgattcaatgcaataatgtaaaacaatttgaagtaaataaaataaatttgatcagttaataataaaacgaaaaataccacaaagatgaagagcattaggccataccacttagcatgtaaaacaaatgtaattattataagaatattcaataaagacatatataatttcaaaatttcaaacatcaattttcctgtttttaaacctttgcatggcaatttctcagcaagtaagggtcgtatcaacaaagttcaaaaagcaaaatatagagaattttctcagcttttcaaaaatatgaagtgggcaaatatgggcactgatttaaaaaatcaataactgcaactattttcaaaacaagttacctaaaaatggctataacttgaaaacggtgcactttataaaaatttccctagagtactttttgattgcaaaatctattttacatcgaaaaatgaagttaaaaaaattttgcgatcaatatttcgatt from Culex quinquefasciatus strain JHB chromosome 3, VPISU_Cqui_1.0_pri_paternal, whole genome shotgun sequence includes:
- the LOC6054100 gene encoding protein NLRC5, whose product is MKYPNTLDINTHRAYFCEHQLSSDANRHVDGINLDWDTCNPQPLKILCLNTIANNWLTIPFFREIPLGEDRHFLLDLLDLSFPLENLCARIRSDAFWRRAFVNRWKTYYPIDVDEKPWIRVYLEKHISEMLENLKPADYEQEIVQKLVDLCSLHVRELRIDHLEPPTNENGDHIPFDLILSNLRELRKVNITYDVKNAGNNFYLGCATITDKDIKLMTQGLERCYELTEFRLHSTKLEPAMMKRLATAMDKGCPNLASVGFPHCRCGDVGVRAFFDALSPESLPNVKEVVLTNNFLSAESILFLVHLVRRRPIERLDLRLNPIGNPGAIIILTMMFYLPLKELNLSCCSIDEEIEEYLLMMLRFNKSVKFLDLSSNKLGPAMGAGLVERIKENKTLQRFDLRNTEISADFRALIDETVMENREKHSLSDW